A single Calidifontibacter indicus DNA region contains:
- the yidC gene encoding membrane protein insertase YidC, translated as MLDTILYPLEWFVAFVMVSFHNLFTAIGMRAESGWTWALSIAGLVVVLRILLIPLFVKQIKSSRRMQLIQPELQKIQKKYKGKKDPESRQKMTEETMELYKRTGTNPFSSCMPILLQSPFFFALFRVLNNLDEMAAGKREPIGLLTKELASQAETSTLFGASLSSTFLGSDQLSVKILTVVMIILMSVSVFITQHQLMRRNMPAAALDNPMAKQQKYLMYLMPIFFAITGVNFPIGVLIYWVVTNLWTMGQQFYVIRRMPTPGSDAEKALEERRRAKGKEIKKLTIPGLNSDADDEDDADLAKTPGTPGTMTASGTQAGKTSGQRVQPSSNKRGKNAKGRKR; from the coding sequence ATGCTCGACACAATCCTCTATCCGCTCGAATGGTTCGTCGCCTTCGTGATGGTGAGCTTCCACAACCTGTTCACCGCCATCGGAATGCGGGCGGAGTCCGGCTGGACCTGGGCGCTGTCCATCGCCGGTCTCGTGGTCGTGCTGCGAATCCTGCTGATTCCACTGTTCGTCAAGCAGATCAAGAGCTCGCGCCGGATGCAGCTCATCCAGCCCGAGCTGCAGAAGATCCAGAAGAAGTACAAGGGCAAGAAGGATCCGGAGTCCCGTCAGAAGATGACGGAAGAGACGATGGAACTGTACAAGCGCACGGGCACCAACCCGTTCAGTTCGTGTATGCCGATCCTGCTGCAGTCGCCGTTCTTCTTCGCGTTGTTCCGCGTGCTCAACAACCTGGACGAGATGGCGGCCGGCAAGCGTGAGCCGATCGGTCTGCTGACCAAGGAACTCGCCAGCCAGGCCGAGACGTCGACGTTGTTCGGCGCGTCCCTGAGCTCGACCTTCCTCGGTTCGGACCAACTGTCGGTGAAGATCCTCACGGTCGTGATGATCATCCTGATGTCGGTGTCGGTGTTCATCACCCAGCACCAGCTGATGCGCCGCAACATGCCGGCGGCTGCCCTCGACAACCCGATGGCGAAGCAGCAGAAGTACCTCATGTACCTCATGCCGATCTTCTTCGCGATCACCGGTGTGAACTTCCCCATCGGTGTCCTCATCTACTGGGTGGTCACCAACCTGTGGACGATGGGCCAGCAGTTCTACGTGATCCGCCGCATGCCCACCCCTGGTTCGGACGCCGAGAAGGCGCTCGAGGAGCGTCGCCGCGCCAAGGGCAAGGAGATCAAGAAGCTCACGATCCCGGGCCTCAACAGCGATGCCGACGACGAGGACGACGCCGACCTCGCCAAGACCCCCGGCACCCCCGGCACGATGACCGCATCCGGCACCCAGGCGGGCAAGACGAGCGGCCAGCGGGTGCAGCCGTCCAGCAACAAACGTGGCAAGAACGCCAAGGGTCGCAAGCGCTGA
- the rsmG gene encoding 16S rRNA (guanine(527)-N(7))-methyltransferase RsmG, which produces MKPDHSDCVPEPLPDAPAAAAAYLGDRFGTMVRFAEHLADTGVSHGLIGPREVPRLWERHVLNCVGVQELIEPDAHVADVGSGAGLPGLVIAIARPDLHVTLVEPMLRRVTWLENVSEDLGLTNVNVVRSRAEQVTDLEVDVVTSRAVARLDTLSQWSLPLLRSGGRMLALKGSSAQDEVDEARAAIAKLGGAQIEVLTCGGEVVDPPTAIVSVTVEQRIVRPASGRAGARRAKKPGRAGRPGAGAAGRDGRDGTDGANRSQRPERKRK; this is translated from the coding sequence GTGAAACCGGATCACTCCGATTGCGTTCCCGAGCCGCTGCCGGACGCCCCGGCGGCGGCCGCGGCGTACCTCGGCGACCGCTTCGGCACGATGGTGCGCTTCGCCGAGCACCTCGCCGACACCGGAGTGAGCCACGGCCTCATCGGCCCGCGTGAGGTGCCGCGGCTGTGGGAACGGCACGTGTTGAACTGCGTCGGTGTGCAGGAACTCATCGAACCCGACGCGCACGTGGCCGACGTCGGCTCGGGTGCCGGGCTGCCCGGCCTCGTGATCGCGATCGCGCGACCCGATCTGCACGTCACGCTGGTCGAGCCGATGCTACGCCGGGTGACCTGGCTGGAGAACGTCAGCGAAGACCTCGGCCTGACGAACGTGAACGTGGTGCGGTCGCGCGCGGAACAGGTGACCGACCTCGAGGTCGACGTCGTGACCTCCCGCGCGGTGGCGCGACTCGACACGCTCTCCCAGTGGTCGTTGCCACTGCTGCGTTCGGGCGGGCGGATGTTGGCCCTCAAGGGCAGCTCGGCCCAGGACGAGGTCGACGAGGCCCGCGCCGCGATCGCGAAGCTCGGCGGCGCGCAAATCGAGGTGCTCACCTGCGGCGGCGAGGTGGTCGACCCACCGACGGCCATCGTGAGCGTTACGGTCGAACAGCGCATCGTGCGCCCCGCCTCCGGACGTGCGGGCGCACGTCGGGCGAAGAAGCCCGGACGCGCGGGCCGCCCGGGTGCCGGTGCGGCGGGCCGGGACGGCAGAGACGGCACGGACGGCGCGAACAGATCCCAGCGCCCGGAACGAAAGCGGAAGTGA
- a CDS encoding AAA family ATPase, whose protein sequence is MRSSAGAVANGATDSTGTDSTDSTDSTDSTDSTGKSDGTDGDDAGAHPAVDETPTSIASEESPILAALADQSTRRAKVLAAEVARPASTRIMTVANQKGGVGKTTTTVNIAAALAQKGLRVLVIDIDPQGNASTALGIDHHAEVPSIYDVVVDGDPLAKVIQACPDVANLWCAPATIDLAGAEIELVSLVARESRLKTAITAQLQSMADEERFDYILIDCPPSLGLLTVNAFVAATEVFIPIQCEYYALEGLSQLLNNIELIRKHLNPELAVSTILMTMYDARTRLSAQVAAEVREHFPNQVLKTRIPRSVRISEAPSFGQTVITYDPSSSGALSYLEAATELAAASS, encoded by the coding sequence GTGCGGTCGAGCGCCGGTGCGGTTGCCAACGGTGCGACCGATTCCACTGGCACCGACAGCACCGACAGCACCGACAGCACCGACAGCACCGACAGCACTGGGAAATCGGACGGTACGGACGGCGACGACGCGGGCGCCCACCCGGCGGTCGACGAGACCCCGACGTCGATCGCGTCCGAGGAGTCACCGATTCTCGCGGCGCTGGCCGACCAGTCGACCCGGCGGGCGAAGGTGCTGGCGGCCGAGGTCGCGCGCCCGGCGTCGACCCGCATCATGACGGTCGCCAACCAGAAGGGTGGCGTCGGCAAGACGACCACCACCGTGAACATCGCCGCCGCGCTCGCCCAGAAGGGCCTACGCGTGCTGGTCATCGACATCGACCCGCAGGGCAACGCGAGCACCGCGCTCGGCATCGACCACCACGCCGAGGTGCCGAGCATCTACGACGTCGTGGTCGACGGCGATCCCCTGGCGAAGGTCATCCAGGCGTGCCCCGACGTCGCGAACCTGTGGTGCGCGCCGGCCACCATCGACCTCGCCGGCGCCGAGATCGAACTCGTGTCGCTCGTCGCCCGGGAGAGCCGGCTCAAGACCGCGATCACGGCGCAGCTGCAATCGATGGCCGACGAGGAGCGCTTCGACTACATCCTCATCGACTGCCCGCCGAGCCTCGGCCTGCTGACCGTCAACGCGTTCGTGGCGGCGACCGAGGTGTTCATCCCGATCCAGTGCGAGTACTACGCGCTCGAGGGTTTGTCGCAGTTGCTCAACAACATCGAGCTCATCCGTAAGCACCTCAACCCCGAGTTGGCGGTCAGCACGATCCTGATGACGATGTACGACGCCCGCACCCGCCTGTCCGCGCAGGTCGCCGCTGAGGTGCGCGAGCATTTCCCGAACCAGGTGCTCAAGACGCGCATCCCCCGGTCGGTGCGTATCTCCGAGGCGCCGAGCTTCGGTCAGACCGTCATCACGTACGACCCGTCGTCGTCCGGTGCGCTGTCCTATCTGGAAGCAGCGACCGAGCTGGCAGCAGCTAGCTCGTAG
- a CDS encoding ParB/RepB/Spo0J family partition protein encodes MSDKRQRGLGRGLGALIPTSDGTATARPSDVFYGSGFTGNQAARTRTTEEPAADEPSLKAVPGASFAEIRVTAIRPNPRQPREVFDEDDLAELTHSIREIGVLQPIVVRPLAQPEGDITHELIMGERRLRASKAAGKEAIPAIVRSTGDDDLLRDALLENLHRSQLNPLEEAAAYQQLLDDFSCTHDELASRIGRSRPQISNTIRLLKLPPLVARRVAAGVLSAGHARALLALPDAAAMERLAQRIVAEGLSVRSTEEIVSLGGQQEKAKRASASRTTVPEYDDIASGLADKLETRVTITSGRSRGKLTVEFAGSDDLHRILDALGIRTTTN; translated from the coding sequence ATGAGTGACAAGCGGCAGCGTGGTCTTGGTCGAGGGTTGGGTGCCCTCATTCCGACGAGTGACGGGACGGCGACGGCGCGGCCGTCCGACGTGTTCTACGGGTCTGGTTTCACGGGAAACCAGGCCGCACGGACCCGTACGACCGAGGAACCGGCGGCTGACGAGCCGAGCCTCAAGGCGGTCCCCGGCGCAAGTTTCGCCGAGATCCGCGTCACCGCGATCCGCCCGAACCCGCGTCAGCCGCGCGAGGTCTTCGACGAGGACGACCTGGCCGAGCTCACCCACAGCATCCGTGAGATCGGTGTGCTGCAGCCGATCGTCGTCCGCCCGTTGGCCCAGCCAGAAGGCGACATCACCCACGAACTCATCATGGGTGAGCGCCGACTGCGTGCCTCGAAGGCGGCCGGCAAGGAGGCGATCCCGGCTATCGTCCGCAGCACCGGCGACGACGACCTGCTGCGCGATGCGTTGCTGGAGAACTTGCACCGCAGCCAGCTGAACCCGCTGGAGGAGGCTGCCGCCTACCAGCAGTTGCTGGACGACTTCTCCTGCACCCACGACGAACTCGCCTCGCGCATCGGCCGATCCCGCCCGCAGATCTCGAACACGATCCGCCTGCTGAAGCTCCCCCCGCTGGTGGCGCGCCGGGTTGCCGCCGGCGTGTTGTCCGCCGGGCACGCCCGCGCGCTGTTGGCGCTGCCGGACGCCGCCGCGATGGAGCGGCTTGCCCAGCGCATCGTCGCGGAGGGTCTGTCGGTGCGCAGCACCGAGGAGATCGTCTCCCTCGGCGGTCAGCAGGAGAAGGCGAAGCGGGCGAGCGCGTCGCGCACCACCGTGCCGGAGTACGACGACATCGCCTCCGGGCTTGCGGACAAGCTCGAAACTCGGGTGACGATCACCTCCGGTCGCTCCCGCGGCAAGCTCACGGTCGAGTTCGCCGGATCGGACGATCTGCACCGCATCCTCGACGCCCTCGGCATCCGGACGACCACCAACTGA
- a CDS encoding protein jag — protein MTEQNTSEDAPKTSAADLLEREGEIAADFLESLLDIADLDGDIDVDVEGDRAMVSIVDSDEGRVPRRLVGTDGKVLDALQELARLAVQAETGNRSRLMLDIAGYRAEKREQLIALATDAVAKAKETGEQQALEPMSAFERKVVHDAVLAAGLSSESEGAEPRRYVVVLPA, from the coding sequence ATGACTGAACAGAACACCTCCGAGGACGCTCCGAAGACCTCCGCAGCCGACCTGCTGGAGCGCGAGGGCGAGATCGCCGCCGACTTCCTGGAGAGCCTGCTGGACATCGCCGACCTGGACGGCGACATCGACGTCGACGTCGAGGGTGACCGCGCGATGGTGTCGATCGTCGACTCGGACGAGGGTCGTGTGCCGCGCCGTCTGGTCGGCACCGACGGCAAGGTGCTGGACGCGCTGCAGGAGCTCGCGCGGCTCGCCGTGCAGGCGGAGACCGGCAACCGCAGCCGGCTCATGCTCGACATCGCCGGCTACCGCGCCGAGAAGCGTGAGCAGCTGATCGCCCTCGCCACGGACGCGGTGGCGAAGGCCAAGGAGACCGGTGAGCAGCAGGCGCTGGAGCCGATGAGCGCGTTCGAGCGCAAGGTGGTGCACGACGCCGTCCTGGCCGCCGGGTTGTCCTCGGAGTCCGAGGGCGCCGAGCCGCGCCGATACGTGGTCGTCCTGCCGGCCTGA
- the yidD gene encoding membrane protein insertion efficiency factor YidD, translating to MSAVNKVLSFPLVVLVVIYRKLISPLLPPSCRFTPSCSEYALTALQRFGPIKGTWLTIRRLGRCNPWNPGGVDHVPERRTKNADGVPHTS from the coding sequence ATGAGTGCCGTCAACAAGGTGCTGTCGTTCCCGCTCGTCGTGCTGGTGGTCATCTACCGCAAGCTGATCTCGCCGCTGCTGCCGCCGAGTTGCCGGTTCACGCCCTCCTGTTCGGAGTACGCGCTCACTGCATTGCAACGATTCGGTCCGATCAAGGGCACCTGGCTGACGATCCGCCGGCTCGGGCGTTGTAACCCCTGGAATCCCGGCGGGGTCGACCACGTGCCCGAACGCCGCACCAAGAACGCCGACGGCGTCCCGCATACTTCATGA